A genomic segment from uncultured Desulfuromonas sp. encodes:
- a CDS encoding AAA family ATPase: MILRSLDLKSFGRFSDKSFEFRRGMNLVVGPNEAGKSTMMAAISAVLFGLRDKQRYLPWGSQQGCHAGLQFESSQANIRLERDVTSDHVDLIQYDGMYHQTDHFSAQIALSHHPQEYQHYSQLLRQLLGINDESLFRATQFVSQNDFPTTPEEFERFLRTILSGFVQGDSEMVLRSLKDDYAAISSDNPWTGMAGSPRELDVVREALQDLEQKQQQNNALLDELEQVRKKIAALKSRVAEDRAQLQEGRHYLDWIQGQWQGGVSNLDPLPEEVPQASEDDAVPEMDERSQIEATLRQAGIPVPVPEKLTHLLAEADDIRHQMISLHSEMLPFRDRLQKTRHPDWKRPVLWTLLLIVAAQSVYFVFPRYFLPTAIACTLAAVGGWSRFAVGMTKVKKLCAGLKEKITAIELRREQEQQRLSALDDEFETLGIASSAVELVRIQKAFEQHRETLQRLAELSTGTSGCEQTTVDETVDDGEDIGEVVTEDGNDGESSHHLTPEDLPDAEAKLEAVERSIRQQDADILALVRQEAVLLGRLAESEQDSRHHEHLEHRLTALEQRKQVLVCAIDVLSQALEEFHSSSLQGFEKRIATYLRKATQNKYNAIAIEQDFAARVKSRNGQWVALEQLSRGTMDAVCLAIRLGLSHSLAPHLALPFFLDDALINLDSDRLQECVTVLERLSSDHQIILFSHDERLHKIAARRRWHIIALSERRNRPTARSREGAEDAGQLSLL, translated from the coding sequence ATGATCTTACGCAGCTTGGATTTAAAAAGTTTCGGCCGTTTTTCCGACAAATCCTTTGAGTTCCGTCGTGGCATGAATCTGGTTGTCGGCCCGAACGAAGCCGGTAAATCAACCATGATGGCGGCGATCTCTGCAGTATTGTTTGGGCTGCGTGATAAGCAGCGCTATCTTCCGTGGGGCAGTCAGCAGGGGTGTCATGCCGGATTGCAGTTTGAAAGCAGTCAAGCCAACATCCGACTTGAGCGGGATGTGACCAGCGATCATGTCGATCTGATCCAATACGATGGGATGTACCACCAGACCGATCATTTCAGTGCTCAGATAGCCTTAAGTCATCATCCTCAGGAGTATCAACACTACAGCCAGTTGTTGCGGCAATTGCTGGGGATTAATGACGAATCGCTGTTTCGGGCAACTCAGTTTGTCAGCCAAAATGATTTTCCGACGACACCCGAAGAGTTTGAACGTTTTCTACGTACCATCCTGTCCGGTTTTGTTCAGGGCGACAGTGAAATGGTTTTGCGTTCTCTCAAAGATGATTATGCAGCCATCAGCAGCGATAATCCCTGGACGGGAATGGCCGGTTCTCCGCGTGAGTTGGACGTTGTCCGCGAGGCGCTACAGGATCTGGAACAAAAGCAGCAGCAAAATAATGCACTCCTTGATGAATTGGAACAGGTGCGTAAAAAGATTGCTGCGTTAAAAAGTCGCGTGGCAGAAGATCGTGCTCAGCTTCAGGAAGGGCGCCATTACCTCGATTGGATTCAAGGCCAATGGCAAGGGGGCGTATCCAATCTCGATCCGTTGCCAGAAGAGGTTCCACAGGCCTCTGAAGATGACGCTGTTCCAGAGATGGATGAGCGCAGCCAAATTGAAGCAACCCTGCGTCAGGCCGGTATCCCGGTCCCTGTTCCTGAAAAACTGACGCATTTATTGGCGGAAGCGGATGATATTCGCCATCAGATGATTTCTCTGCATTCAGAGATGCTACCATTTCGGGATCGTTTGCAGAAGACGCGCCATCCTGATTGGAAGCGCCCGGTATTATGGACTCTGTTACTGATTGTTGCCGCTCAATCTGTCTATTTTGTTTTTCCCAGATACTTTTTGCCGACTGCCATCGCCTGTACTCTTGCTGCTGTCGGTGGTTGGAGCCGGTTTGCTGTGGGGATGACAAAAGTTAAGAAACTGTGTGCTGGCCTCAAGGAGAAAATTACTGCGATTGAGTTGCGACGAGAACAGGAGCAGCAGCGGTTAAGTGCCCTTGATGATGAGTTTGAAACATTGGGAATCGCTTCTTCTGCTGTAGAGCTGGTCCGCATTCAGAAAGCATTTGAGCAACATCGTGAGACATTGCAGCGTCTTGCTGAACTGAGCACCGGCACCTCAGGCTGTGAACAGACCACTGTTGATGAGACGGTGGATGACGGGGAGGATATCGGCGAAGTCGTTACAGAGGATGGAAACGACGGGGAGTCCTCTCACCATCTGACCCCTGAGGATCTTCCTGACGCTGAGGCCAAGTTGGAGGCTGTGGAGCGATCGATTCGTCAACAGGACGCAGACATCCTGGCTTTGGTACGCCAGGAAGCCGTGCTGCTGGGGCGTCTTGCCGAAAGCGAGCAAGATTCCAGGCATCATGAGCATCTCGAGCATCGCCTGACCGCCCTTGAACAACGTAAACAGGTCCTTGTCTGTGCCATTGATGTTTTATCGCAAGCGCTGGAAGAGTTTCATTCCAGCAGCCTGCAGGGGTTTGAGAAGCGGATTGCCACCTATTTGCGGAAGGCAACGCAGAACAAGTACAACGCCATTGCCATTGAGCAGGATTTTGCGGCCCGAGTAAAAAGTCGCAATGGCCAATGGGTTGCACTTGAACAACTCAGCCGTGGAACTATGGATGCCGTTTGTTTGGCCATCCGTCTTGGATTATCTCATTCGCTGGCGCCGCATTTGGCCTTACCGTTTTTTCTGGATGATGCTTTGATCAATCTGGATAGTGATCGGCTGCAGGAATGCGTTACCGTGTTGGAGCGATTAAGTTCCGATCATCAGATTATCCTGTTTTCACACGACGAAAGAT